From the Ictalurus furcatus strain D&B chromosome 19, Billie_1.0, whole genome shotgun sequence genome, one window contains:
- the ndufa5 gene encoding NADH dehydrogenase [ubiquinone] 1 alpha subcomplex subunit 5 produces the protein MAGVIKKTTGLVGLAVSLNPHERLRILYTKILGCVQAMPQDAAYRKYTEQLITERLNHVKSEPDVGKLEKKINCGQIEEVIAQAESELTLSRKMAEWKPWEPLIEEAPANQWKWPV, from the exons ACCACAGGCTTGGTGGGCCTCGCTGTTTCCCTGAACCCACATGAG CGTCTTAGGATTTTGTACACCAAGATTTTGGGCTGCGTCCAAGCCATGCCTCAGGATGCTGCCTACAGGAAGTACACTGAGCAGCTAATAACCGAGCGACTCAACCATGTCAAATCG GAACCTGATGTAGGGAAGCTTGAAAAGAAAATTAACTGTGGCCAGATTGAAGAGGTCATCGCACAA GCGGAGTCCGAGCTGACGTTATCCAGAAAGATGGCAGAATGGAAACCATGGGAACCACTGATCGAAGAAGCCCCTGCAAACCAGTGGAAGTGGCCAGTCTAA